One genomic region from Amia ocellicauda isolate fAmiCal2 chromosome 4, fAmiCal2.hap1, whole genome shotgun sequence encodes:
- the LOC136747829 gene encoding dispanin subfamily A member 2b, producing the protein MDPTIGYTQNKAYGPVTVVEIEQQLPVKDHIIWSIFNFSYLNCCCLGLVAFLYSIKARDQKVVRNLNQAKHYGRLSRNFNIAATVLSLIVIAIMLYFYSILLIQMITSNINRQNTYGPD; encoded by the exons ATGGATCCCACTATCGGATACACGCAGAACAAGGCCTATGGACCCGTCACCGTGGTGGAGATTGAGCAGCAGCTTCCTGTGAAAGATCACATCATCTGGTCTATCTTCAACTTCAGCTATCTCAACTGCTGCTGTCTGGGACTGGTGGCTTTTCTTTATTCCATAAAA gCCAGAGACCAGAAAGTCGTCAGGAACCTGAACCAAGCCAAACACTATGGGAGGCTGTCCCGGAATTTCAACATTGCTGCCACCGTTCTCTCCCTGATCGTCATTGCGATCATGCTTTATTTTTACAGTATTCTACTAATCCAAATGATTACAAGCAACATTAATAGGCAGAATACTTATGGCCCTGACTGA